One genomic window of Ilyobacter polytropus DSM 2926 includes the following:
- a CDS encoding PolC-type DNA polymerase III translates to MYKNKVKIKPRRNIFESIGVKNIDITEIVVYEREKKIELNCLVSTTASLRELDILENSLADKFGQEADFHFELEFLNKEITRDDLKEIIERIIREIKRKNAISRSFLYLYRISIQNEHIDIELKNETAVDILLESSIHEKLNHRLKRYGIRNFEVRLVSGDFTKELKEVDNSIINIEKELEKKISSEEAKVTSVKKAAPVTTSKSGDVVIGKIIKGKTISFEAFSEIYDGESCVLEGQLFSIEKRDLKSGKVLVTFNITNLENSVSCKKFMEKAESEKLSIKENIWVKLNGKKQRDKYSNDEEILMVGSINIIDSKTTEREDRAAEKMVELHTHTKMSDMVGSIDAKNLVKRALKYGHKALAVTDYGGVHSFPFVYKAAKGSDLKVIFGCDAYMVDDSRPMVENPKDVLIQDETYVVYDLETMGLNSHENEIIEIGAIKLKGTRIVDKYSQLINPGKSIPSKIQELTGITDDMVKDEPSIEEVLPGFLEFAGDATLVAHNARFDIGFLTRDVKKYTNIKDYKPSVIDTLQWARDLLPDLRGYGLKSVTKKLGVALENHHRAVDDSQATAHMFAIFLEKFIEEGAVKLNELDKVFPVNIKKQDTSNVMLLVKNNTGLKNLYKLVSEAHINYYGSKKPRIPRSIIEENREGIIIGAAMSMHFGNEGELASAYFRYNLDCIDEKINFYDYIELQPRETYTELYEKEGTGTISSFDNIEKANKSLYKLAKSKGKKVIATSNVHYLDEEDHRVRSILLYGSGSVFREKQYNSDNKFYFRSTNEMLREFSYLGEDVAREIVIESTNAIADEVEKIQPVPSGFFPPKIDNAEEIVKEMTYNKAYKIYGNPLPEIVAQRLERELKAIVGNGFSVLYLSAQKLVKESLDNGYLVGSRGSVGSSLVAFMMDITEVNALYPHYICVDENCRYSEFMDKEGAGVDLPDKICPKCGKELKKEGHAIPFEVFMGFNGDKVPDIDLNFSGEYQSEIHRYCERLFGKENVFKAGTISTLAEKNAYGYVKKYFEEHNISVRNAEIIRLAKKCEGAKKTTGQHPGGMIVVPQGHSIYEFCPVQKPANDAKNESITTHFDYHVMDEQLVKLDILGHDDPTTIKLLQEYTGVDIYDVPLADPETLKIFSGTESLGVTPDQINSVIGTYGVPEFGTQFVRQMLVDTMPTTFAELVRISGLSHGTDVWLNNAQEFVRKGEATLSEIISVRDDIMNYLIDSGIEKGTAFKIMEFVRKGRPSKEADAWKDYSKLMKEHNVPDWYIESCRRIKYMFPKGHAVAYVTMAMRIAYFKVHHPLAFYAAYLSRKADDFDSEFMLSLNSVKEKIDELSKEMKLDVRQKSQLAVSEIILEMHARGFEFLGIDIYKSDGFKFTIEDDKIRIPLVALNGLGGAVVENVIKEREIGKFLSYEDLKRRTKASQTVIEKLKIVNAIDGLSDTNQKSLF, encoded by the coding sequence GTGTATAAAAATAAAGTCAAAATAAAGCCCCGTAGAAATATTTTTGAATCTATCGGAGTAAAAAATATTGATATAACAGAGATAGTGGTATATGAAAGAGAAAAAAAAATTGAGTTAAACTGCCTGGTGTCAACTACTGCAAGTTTAAGAGAACTAGATATTCTTGAGAATTCTTTAGCTGACAAATTCGGTCAGGAAGCAGACTTTCACTTTGAACTAGAATTTTTAAATAAAGAGATCACCAGGGATGACTTAAAAGAGATCATAGAGAGAATCATACGTGAGATAAAAAGAAAAAATGCAATATCCAGATCTTTTTTATATCTTTACAGAATAAGCATACAAAATGAGCATATCGACATTGAGCTCAAGAATGAAACTGCTGTGGACATTCTTCTAGAGTCTAGCATTCATGAAAAACTAAATCACAGACTGAAGAGATACGGCATTAGAAATTTTGAGGTAAGACTTGTATCGGGAGATTTTACCAAAGAACTAAAGGAAGTAGACAATTCCATAATAAATATTGAAAAAGAACTTGAGAAAAAAATATCGTCTGAAGAAGCTAAAGTAACCTCTGTCAAAAAAGCTGCACCTGTAACTACATCAAAAAGTGGTGACGTGGTTATAGGTAAAATTATAAAGGGAAAAACCATATCCTTTGAAGCCTTTTCAGAGATATATGATGGTGAAAGCTGTGTTCTTGAAGGACAGTTATTTTCAATTGAAAAAAGAGACCTTAAAAGTGGAAAAGTTCTTGTGACATTCAATATTACAAACCTTGAAAACTCAGTCTCATGTAAAAAATTCATGGAGAAAGCAGAGTCTGAAAAACTTTCTATTAAAGAAAATATCTGGGTAAAGTTAAACGGGAAAAAGCAGCGGGATAAATATTCAAACGATGAAGAAATACTAATGGTTGGTTCTATAAACATTATCGATTCAAAAACAACTGAAAGAGAGGACAGAGCAGCAGAAAAAATGGTAGAACTGCATACTCACACAAAAATGAGTGATATGGTAGGTTCTATAGATGCTAAAAATCTTGTAAAAAGAGCCTTAAAATATGGCCATAAAGCGTTGGCAGTAACAGATTATGGAGGTGTTCATTCCTTTCCTTTTGTATATAAGGCGGCCAAAGGCAGTGACCTTAAGGTTATCTTTGGATGTGATGCCTATATGGTGGACGACTCTCGTCCAATGGTTGAAAATCCTAAGGATGTTCTCATACAAGATGAAACATATGTTGTATATGACCTTGAAACTATGGGGCTTAACTCCCATGAAAATGAGATAATAGAAATCGGTGCCATAAAATTAAAGGGTACAAGAATAGTTGATAAATACTCTCAGCTTATAAATCCTGGAAAAAGTATCCCGAGTAAGATACAGGAACTTACGGGAATAACAGATGATATGGTAAAAGATGAACCCTCTATAGAGGAAGTTTTACCTGGGTTTTTGGAATTTGCAGGGGATGCGACTTTAGTCGCACATAATGCAAGGTTTGACATAGGTTTTTTAACAAGAGATGTAAAAAAATATACCAATATCAAAGATTACAAACCATCTGTCATAGATACCCTTCAGTGGGCCAGAGACCTTTTACCTGACCTCAGAGGGTATGGACTGAAGTCTGTCACAAAGAAGTTGGGAGTAGCCCTTGAAAACCATCATAGAGCCGTTGACGACTCTCAGGCTACTGCACATATGTTTGCTATTTTTCTTGAAAAGTTTATAGAAGAAGGAGCAGTCAAACTAAATGAACTAGACAAAGTCTTTCCTGTAAACATAAAAAAACAAGATACCAGCAATGTTATGCTTTTAGTAAAAAATAATACAGGACTTAAAAACTTATATAAGCTGGTATCAGAGGCTCATATTAATTACTATGGAAGTAAAAAGCCCAGAATCCCAAGATCCATCATAGAGGAAAATCGTGAAGGGATAATTATAGGGGCGGCTATGAGTATGCATTTTGGAAATGAGGGAGAATTGGCCTCAGCATATTTCAGATATAATTTAGATTGTATTGACGAAAAAATAAATTTTTATGATTATATCGAGCTTCAGCCTAGGGAAACCTACACCGAACTTTATGAAAAAGAAGGTACTGGGACTATAAGTTCCTTTGACAATATAGAAAAAGCAAATAAGTCTTTATATAAACTTGCAAAATCAAAGGGGAAAAAAGTAATAGCAACATCAAATGTTCATTACTTAGATGAAGAAGATCACAGAGTCAGAAGTATACTCCTCTATGGAAGCGGTAGTGTTTTCCGTGAAAAGCAATATAACTCAGACAATAAATTTTATTTTAGGAGCACCAACGAGATGCTTAGAGAATTTTCTTATCTCGGTGAAGATGTTGCAAGGGAGATAGTTATAGAATCTACCAATGCTATTGCAGATGAGGTAGAAAAAATTCAACCTGTGCCAAGTGGTTTTTTCCCTCCAAAGATAGATAACGCAGAAGAGATAGTAAAAGAGATGACTTATAATAAGGCATATAAAATATACGGAAATCCTCTTCCTGAAATAGTTGCTCAGAGATTAGAAAGGGAACTTAAGGCTATTGTAGGAAACGGCTTCTCTGTACTATATTTGTCTGCCCAGAAACTTGTAAAGGAATCTCTAGATAACGGTTATCTGGTGGGTTCAAGAGGATCTGTAGGTTCTTCTCTTGTAGCTTTCATGATGGATATAACTGAAGTTAATGCTCTATACCCGCACTATATCTGTGTCGACGAAAACTGCAGATACTCTGAATTTATGGACAAAGAGGGAGCCGGGGTGGATCTTCCTGATAAAATCTGTCCTAAATGTGGAAAAGAACTCAAAAAAGAAGGCCATGCTATACCTTTCGAGGTATTTATGGGATTCAACGGAGATAAAGTCCCTGATATAGACTTAAATTTCTCAGGTGAATACCAGTCAGAAATTCACAGGTACTGTGAAAGACTTTTTGGTAAGGAAAATGTATTCAAGGCAGGAACGATTTCAACTCTTGCTGAAAAAAATGCCTATGGTTATGTAAAAAAATATTTTGAAGAACACAATATATCGGTTAGAAATGCTGAGATAATAAGACTTGCAAAAAAATGTGAAGGAGCAAAAAAAACCACCGGACAACATCCGGGGGGGATGATAGTAGTTCCTCAGGGACATTCTATATATGAGTTCTGCCCGGTACAAAAACCCGCTAACGATGCGAAAAATGAATCTATAACAACTCATTTTGATTATCACGTAATGGATGAACAGCTTGTTAAACTAGATATACTAGGTCATGATGATCCCACCACGATAAAACTTTTACAGGAATATACAGGGGTAGATATTTATGACGTTCCATTGGCAGATCCAGAAACATTAAAAATATTTTCAGGAACTGAATCTCTTGGGGTTACCCCAGATCAGATCAACTCAGTTATCGGTACATATGGAGTTCCAGAATTTGGTACTCAGTTTGTAAGACAGATGCTTGTAGACACAATGCCTACTACATTTGCCGAGCTTGTAAGAATATCAGGACTTTCTCACGGTACAGATGTTTGGCTTAACAATGCCCAGGAATTTGTACGTAAGGGAGAAGCTACTCTTTCTGAAATTATATCAGTTAGAGACGATATTATGAATTACCTTATAGATTCAGGTATAGAAAAAGGAACGGCTTTTAAAATAATGGAGTTTGTACGTAAAGGTCGTCCAAGTAAAGAAGCTGATGCCTGGAAGGATTACTCAAAACTTATGAAGGAGCATAACGTTCCTGACTGGTATATAGAATCCTGCAGAAGAATTAAGTACATGTTCCCTAAGGGACATGCCGTTGCTTATGTTACAATGGCAATGAGGATTGCATACTTCAAGGTTCATCATCCTCTAGCATTTTATGCAGCTTACCTTTCTAGAAAAGCAGATGATTTTGACTCAGAATTTATGCTTTCATTGAACAGTGTCAAAGAAAAAATAGACGAGCTTTCAAAGGAAATGAAGTTAGATGTAAGGCAAAAATCACAACTTGCTGTAAGTGAAATAATCCTTGAGATGCATGCCAGAGGATTTGAATTTTTAGGAATTGACATTTATAAGTCAGATGGATTTAAGTTCACTATAGAGGATGACAAAATAAGAATTCCTTTAGTGGCTCTAAATGGTTTAGGTGGAGCTGTGGTGGAAAATGTCATAAAAGAAAGAGAGATAGGAAAATTCCTTTCCTATGAAGATCTTAAGAGAAGGACAAAAGCTTCGCAGACAGTTATAGAAAAATTAAAAATTGTTAATGCTATCGACGGTTTAAGCGACACAAATCAAAAATCTCTTTTCTAA